The following coding sequences are from one Halobacteriovorax sp. JY17 window:
- a CDS encoding DUF58 domain-containing protein has protein sequence MKSPSSRTYIIPTGLGFILGIIIFLAFIIAVTFGHPFSYFITFFSVAIVIVCAFHTNYSIARLKTFYFRDEFIESGKECEISFEVSSKEVISAKAVFTRVDGSKKVRYSVISRESSRLRSIIYRDRCGVFKTPRIRIHTTYPLGLFRAWKYVEAKNNLIVYPKRISGHESYSDTNIIQHSDTVFRQNLETKEEFLDHRRFRETDSWKHIDWKAYARGKGLLTKNFSGNESVVVTLEVRSSSSLDVLGLVTEELFRNYELSKDTIFVLDDEVISRGGNQLHLHKCLRVLSLLGGNRE, from the coding sequence ATGAAATCTCCTTCTTCTCGAACATATATTATTCCTACAGGTCTAGGCTTTATCCTTGGAATAATTATTTTTCTTGCCTTTATTATTGCCGTTACATTTGGTCACCCATTTTCTTACTTTATAACTTTCTTTTCTGTGGCAATTGTTATTGTTTGCGCTTTTCATACAAATTATTCAATAGCTCGGTTGAAAACGTTCTATTTTAGAGATGAATTTATTGAGAGTGGAAAAGAATGTGAGATATCTTTTGAGGTTTCTTCAAAAGAAGTAATAAGTGCAAAGGCAGTATTTACAAGAGTTGATGGAAGTAAGAAGGTTAGATACTCGGTTATTAGTAGGGAAAGTTCGAGGTTAAGATCTATCATTTATAGAGATAGGTGCGGTGTGTTTAAAACTCCAAGAATTAGAATTCATACGACTTATCCTTTAGGGTTATTTAGAGCATGGAAGTATGTTGAAGCGAAGAATAATTTAATCGTTTATCCTAAACGTATTTCAGGGCACGAGTCCTATAGTGACACTAATATTATTCAACACTCAGATACTGTTTTTAGGCAGAATTTAGAAACGAAAGAAGAGTTCTTAGATCATAGACGTTTTCGTGAAACAGATTCTTGGAAACATATTGATTGGAAAGCATATGCAAGAGGTAAGGGACTTTTAACAAAGAATTTTTCTGGCAATGAGTCTGTTGTCGTTACGTTAGAGGTGAGAAGTAGTTCATCGCTTGACGTTTTAGGACTTGTTACTGAAGAGCTTTTTAGAAATTATGAATTATCAAAGGATACTATCTTTGTCTTAGACGATGAAGTGATTTCTAGAGGTGGTAATCAGTTGCATTTACATAAGTGTTTGCGAGTATTGAGTTTACTAGGAGGAAATCGTGAGTAA